A section of the Myxococcus virescens genome encodes:
- the dps gene encoding DNA starvation/stationary phase protection protein Dps, translated as MYRSPSPLPEKARAAIAESLNERLADGLDLHSQIKVAHWNIKGPQFASLHPLFETFAVSLATHNDSIAERAVTLGGKAYGTSRHVGKTSRLPEYPQETTRDMEHVKLLAERIEIYLDGLRKSRALFVENGDSDSEGLTTDIITEFEKHAWFLRASLEG; from the coding sequence ATGTACCGCAGCCCCAGCCCCCTCCCCGAGAAGGCCCGCGCCGCCATCGCTGAATCGCTCAACGAGCGGCTCGCCGACGGGCTCGACCTGCACTCGCAAATCAAGGTCGCGCACTGGAACATCAAGGGGCCGCAGTTCGCCTCGCTCCACCCGCTGTTCGAAACGTTCGCGGTGAGCCTGGCCACGCACAACGACTCCATCGCCGAGCGCGCGGTGACGCTGGGTGGCAAGGCCTACGGCACCAGCCGCCACGTGGGCAAGACGAGCCGCCTGCCGGAGTATCCGCAGGAGACGACGCGCGACATGGAGCACGTGAAGCTGCTGGCCGAGCGCATCGAAATCTACCTGGACGGCCTGCGCAAGAGCCGCGCCCTCTTCGTCGAGAACGGGGACTCGGACTCCGAGGGCCTCACCACGGACATCATCACCGAGTTCGAGAAGCACGCGTGGTTCCTGCGCGCTTCGCTCGAAGGCTGA
- a CDS encoding pyridoxal phosphate-dependent aminotransferase — MSDDVPLPAFRAVPRTGVIFVTAEATRRGYRSSNPEWCNLGQGQPETGDLPGAPPRLNQVTIDVADMEYAPVAGLWEVRESIASLYNRLYRRGMPSQYSAENVCLSGGGRAALTRAAASLGAINLGHFLPDYTAYEELLDVFKAFTAIPILLEGERGYAFTAEDLRREVQGRGLSALLFSNPCNPTGKLVHGEEMARWVSVAREHECALLVDEFYSHYIWTGRPGHLPVESAARYVEDVNKDPVVLFDGFTKNWRYPGWRMTWTVGPRQVIDAVASAGSFLDGGGSRPLQRAAIQLLQEEPVVAETMAIHNTFREKRDRFHSRLERIGIRTDRAPDGTFYVWGNVSGLPPPLNDGMGFFRAALDQKIIAVPGEFFDVNPGKRRARPSRFRGYVRLSFGPSMETLEKALSRLEAMVLHYSRTPGQPPPAP, encoded by the coding sequence GTGAGCGACGACGTCCCCCTTCCGGCATTCCGCGCCGTGCCCCGCACCGGCGTCATCTTCGTCACCGCCGAGGCCACCCGCCGTGGCTACCGCTCCAGCAACCCGGAGTGGTGCAACCTGGGCCAGGGCCAGCCGGAGACAGGAGACCTCCCCGGCGCGCCGCCCCGGCTGAACCAGGTCACCATCGACGTGGCCGACATGGAGTACGCCCCCGTCGCCGGGCTCTGGGAGGTGCGCGAGTCCATCGCCAGCCTCTACAACCGGCTCTACCGCCGGGGCATGCCCAGCCAGTACAGCGCGGAGAACGTGTGCCTGTCTGGCGGTGGCCGCGCGGCACTCACCCGCGCCGCGGCCAGCCTGGGCGCCATCAACCTGGGCCACTTCCTGCCGGACTACACGGCGTATGAGGAGCTGCTGGACGTCTTCAAGGCGTTCACCGCCATCCCCATCCTCCTGGAGGGTGAGCGCGGCTATGCCTTCACCGCGGAGGACTTGCGGCGCGAGGTGCAGGGCCGGGGCTTGTCCGCCCTGCTCTTCTCCAACCCCTGCAACCCCACCGGCAAGCTGGTGCACGGCGAGGAGATGGCGCGCTGGGTGAGCGTGGCCCGCGAGCATGAGTGCGCGCTGCTGGTCGACGAATTCTATTCGCACTACATCTGGACGGGCCGCCCCGGACACCTCCCGGTGGAGAGCGCCGCCCGCTACGTGGAGGACGTGAACAAGGACCCGGTGGTCTTGTTCGACGGCTTCACCAAGAACTGGCGCTACCCGGGCTGGCGCATGACGTGGACGGTGGGGCCGCGCCAGGTCATCGATGCGGTCGCCAGCGCGGGAAGCTTCCTGGATGGCGGTGGGAGCCGGCCGCTCCAGCGCGCGGCGATTCAGCTCCTCCAGGAGGAGCCCGTGGTGGCGGAGACGATGGCCATCCACAACACCTTCCGGGAGAAGCGGGACCGCTTCCACTCCCGGCTGGAGCGCATCGGCATCCGCACGGACCGCGCGCCGGACGGCACCTTCTATGTCTGGGGCAACGTGTCCGGGCTGCCGCCGCCGCTCAACGACGGCATGGGCTTCTTCCGCGCCGCGCTGGACCAGAAAATCATCGCCGTTCCGGGCGAGTTCTTCGACGTGAATCCCGGCAAGCGCCGCGCGCGGCCCTCCCGCTTCCGCGGCTACGTGCGCCTGTCCTTCGGCCCGTCCATGGAGACGCTGGAGAAGGCCCTGTCGCGGCTGGAGGCCATGGTGCTCCACTACTCGCGCACGCCGGGTCAGCCGCCTCCGGCGCCCTGA
- a CDS encoding SAM-dependent methyltransferase: protein MKRMMVVFTFTAAMASNAASVSTAQQKVTVQVRGPSGSSVQAPEVPFVPTPEGAVDGMLALAGVKPGDTVYDLGSGDGRIVISAVQKHGAKHAVGVDINPERIAEANQNASQAGVKNKVEFRQGDLFDADIRDASVVTLYLLPSVNERLKSKLLSELKPGTRIVSHSFDMGDWAPTKTVQSEGRTLYLWVVPERGTGGAPR from the coding sequence ATGAAGCGAATGATGGTGGTTTTCACGTTCACGGCGGCGATGGCCTCGAACGCCGCGAGCGTTTCGACGGCACAGCAGAAGGTGACGGTGCAGGTCCGCGGACCCTCGGGCAGTTCGGTTCAGGCGCCCGAGGTTCCCTTCGTCCCCACGCCGGAAGGTGCCGTGGACGGGATGCTGGCATTGGCTGGCGTGAAGCCCGGTGACACTGTCTATGACCTGGGCAGCGGCGACGGCCGCATCGTCATCTCCGCTGTCCAGAAGCACGGGGCGAAGCACGCCGTGGGCGTGGACATCAACCCGGAGCGCATCGCCGAGGCCAACCAGAACGCGAGCCAGGCGGGCGTGAAGAACAAGGTGGAGTTTCGCCAGGGTGACCTCTTCGACGCGGACATCCGTGACGCGTCGGTGGTGACGCTCTATCTGCTGCCCTCCGTCAACGAGCGGCTCAAGTCCAAGCTGCTCTCGGAGCTGAAGCCAGGCACGCGCATCGTGTCGCACAGCTTCGACATGGGGGACTGGGCGCCGACCAAGACGGTGCAGAGCGAGGGACGGACGCTCTACCTCTGGGTCGTCCCCGAGCGCGGCACGGGCGGCGCGCCCCGCTGA
- a CDS encoding APC family permease: protein MQEQQAGVEVVKRGESAPSPSLRVLDVMALTVGIVLGAGIFKAPSLVAAQSASGEAMLLTWLLGGVASLVGALCYAELASAWPHPGGDYHYLYRALGKGPAFLFAWARLTVIPTGSIALLAFVFGDYATQLFPLGPYSSPVYAAMLVVGLTAVNIAGIRQGTRTQNLLTALEVLGVGAVVIVGLLFTPALVPAEAAPAPAASSGTAWGLAMVFVLLTYGGWNEVAYLSSEVRGSRRTIAWSLLASIGLVTALYLLVNVAYLRGLGLEGMARSEAVAADLMQRAVGSGGALVLSVIIAISALTSANATVLTGARTHYAFGRDSVLFNGLGQWHAKSNGPSRALLVQGAISLALVGLGTLTRQGFETMVEYTAPVFWLFFLLTGVSLMVLRVREPDAPRPFRVPLYPLTPLLFIGICAYVLYSSLAFTGLGALAGLAVLGTGGVLLAVEAVRTRRGSQGASPKATSSPRLQRTKEAT from the coding sequence ATGCAGGAGCAGCAGGCAGGAGTCGAAGTCGTGAAGCGGGGCGAGTCCGCGCCGTCGCCGTCGTTGCGCGTGCTGGATGTGATGGCCCTGACAGTGGGCATCGTCCTGGGGGCGGGCATCTTCAAGGCGCCCTCGCTGGTGGCCGCGCAGTCCGCCAGCGGTGAGGCCATGCTGCTCACGTGGCTGCTGGGCGGCGTCGCGTCGCTGGTGGGCGCGCTGTGCTACGCGGAGCTGGCCAGCGCCTGGCCACACCCGGGCGGGGACTACCACTATCTGTACCGCGCGCTGGGCAAGGGGCCCGCCTTCCTCTTCGCGTGGGCGCGGCTGACCGTCATCCCCACCGGCTCCATCGCACTGCTGGCCTTCGTCTTCGGGGACTACGCCACGCAGCTCTTCCCCCTGGGCCCGTATTCGTCGCCCGTCTATGCGGCCATGCTGGTGGTGGGGCTGACGGCGGTGAACATCGCCGGAATCCGGCAGGGGACCCGTACGCAGAACCTGCTCACGGCCCTGGAGGTTCTGGGCGTGGGGGCTGTCGTCATCGTGGGGCTGCTGTTCACGCCCGCGCTGGTGCCCGCGGAGGCGGCGCCGGCACCGGCCGCGTCGTCGGGGACCGCCTGGGGCCTGGCCATGGTGTTCGTGCTGCTGACGTACGGCGGCTGGAACGAGGTGGCGTACCTGTCCTCGGAGGTGCGGGGTTCGCGGCGCACCATCGCCTGGTCGCTGTTGGCGAGCATCGGGCTGGTGACGGCGCTGTACCTGCTGGTCAACGTGGCCTACCTGCGCGGCCTGGGGCTCGAAGGCATGGCGCGTTCGGAGGCGGTGGCCGCGGACCTGATGCAGCGCGCGGTGGGCAGCGGGGGCGCGCTGGTGCTGAGCGTCATCATCGCCATCTCCGCGCTGACGTCCGCCAACGCCACGGTGCTGACGGGGGCTCGGACCCACTATGCCTTCGGGCGGGACAGCGTGCTGTTCAACGGGCTGGGGCAGTGGCACGCGAAGTCCAATGGCCCGTCCCGCGCGCTGCTGGTGCAGGGGGCCATCTCCCTGGCGCTGGTGGGGCTGGGGACGCTGACGCGTCAGGGCTTCGAGACGATGGTGGAGTACACCGCGCCCGTCTTCTGGCTCTTCTTCCTGCTGACGGGCGTGTCGCTGATGGTGCTGCGCGTGCGTGAGCCGGATGCGCCCCGGCCGTTCCGCGTGCCGCTGTATCCGCTCACGCCGCTGCTCTTCATCGGCATCTGCGCCTACGTCCTCTATTCCAGCCTGGCCTTCACCGGGCTGGGCGCGCTCGCGGGGCTGGCCGTGCTGGGCACGGGCGGCGTGCTGCTCGCCGTGGAGGCGGTGCGCACCCGCAGGGGCTCGCAGGGGGCCTCCCCCAAGGCCACTTCCTCTCCCAGACTGCAACGAACGAAGGAGGCGACATGA
- a CDS encoding MFS transporter produces MRLPSSRLALLCMLYFVQGLPFGFQATALPVYLRSQGVSLTTIGLLGALWLPWALKALWAPLVDRYGSARIGRRKSWILPMQAGLAASCAAAAVAASRDALPALLALVFLMNLFAATQDIAVDGFAVDTLRPSELGLGNTAQVVGYKLGMLTGGGLLVWASARIGWSGLFVAMALLCLAVFTVMLFARESAPEAHATPSAATARQEPDWRELFQRLKKSLLLPGAGWLLLFITTYKLGESMSDVLFKPFLVDAGFTAAQIGLWVGTWGTGASIVGSLAGGLLASRMPLLGAVGLTASLRVISLVGRWLLATGGVTDAGVIGVTMAEELFGGALTTVMFAFMMSRVDRRIGATHYTLLASLEVWGKAPAGPLAGWLADPKHGLGLGYAPVFLLGTVLSVAFLALLVPMRRQKHAPSTTLNTA; encoded by the coding sequence ATGAGACTTCCGTCGTCCCGGCTCGCCCTGCTGTGCATGCTCTACTTCGTGCAGGGCCTGCCCTTCGGCTTCCAGGCCACCGCCCTGCCGGTATACCTGCGCTCGCAGGGCGTCTCGCTGACCACCATTGGACTGCTCGGCGCGCTGTGGTTGCCCTGGGCCCTCAAGGCGCTCTGGGCGCCCCTGGTGGACCGGTATGGCTCGGCGCGCATCGGCCGGCGCAAGTCGTGGATTCTGCCGATGCAGGCGGGGCTCGCGGCCAGCTGCGCCGCGGCGGCGGTCGCGGCTTCGCGGGACGCGCTCCCCGCCCTGCTGGCGCTCGTCTTCCTGATGAACCTGTTCGCCGCCACGCAGGACATCGCGGTGGATGGCTTCGCCGTGGACACCCTGCGCCCCAGTGAGCTGGGCCTGGGCAACACCGCGCAGGTGGTGGGCTACAAGCTGGGAATGCTGACGGGCGGTGGGCTGCTGGTGTGGGCCAGCGCGCGCATCGGCTGGTCCGGCCTCTTCGTCGCCATGGCGCTGCTGTGCCTGGCCGTCTTCACGGTGATGCTCTTCGCCCGGGAGTCTGCCCCCGAGGCACACGCCACGCCGTCCGCGGCCACCGCCCGGCAGGAGCCGGATTGGCGCGAGCTGTTCCAGCGCCTCAAGAAGTCGCTCCTGCTGCCGGGCGCGGGCTGGCTGCTGCTCTTCATCACCACGTACAAGCTGGGCGAGAGCATGTCCGACGTGCTCTTCAAGCCGTTCCTCGTCGACGCGGGCTTCACCGCCGCGCAAATTGGCCTGTGGGTGGGCACGTGGGGCACGGGCGCGTCCATTGTCGGCTCACTGGCCGGAGGACTGCTGGCCTCGCGCATGCCGCTGCTGGGCGCAGTGGGGCTCACCGCGTCGCTGCGGGTGATTTCCCTGGTGGGGCGGTGGCTGCTGGCCACTGGAGGCGTCACCGACGCGGGCGTCATCGGCGTCACCATGGCCGAGGAGCTCTTCGGCGGCGCGCTCACCACGGTGATGTTCGCCTTCATGATGTCGCGCGTGGACCGGCGCATCGGCGCCACGCACTACACGCTGCTCGCCAGCCTGGAGGTCTGGGGCAAGGCGCCCGCGGGCCCGCTCGCGGGCTGGCTCGCGGACCCGAAGCACGGGCTTGGCCTGGGCTACGCGCCCGTCTTCCTGCTGGGCACCGTCCTGTCCGTGGCCTTCCTGGCGCTGCTGGTGCCCATGCGGCGCCAGAAGCACGCCCCGAGCACCACGCTCAACACCGCCTGA
- a CDS encoding DNA-3-methyladenine glycosylase family protein encodes MPRPPPAIIRHPAYYTPAVRRALSRADPTLGALMKRVGPFRLQVRPLHSPFGALAESIVYQQLHGKAAATIFGRVCERVGSGRKFTPEALLAVPDTSLREAGLSANKLAALQDLARKTLDGTVPPLTKVRRMDDAELIEHFTQVRGIGQWTVEMLLMFQLERPDVLPVDDYGVRKGFMKAYGLPEMPKPKALLAYGERWRPWRSVASWYMWRSAELPDAPPVEG; translated from the coding sequence ATGCCACGCCCGCCCCCCGCCATCATTCGCCACCCTGCCTACTACACACCCGCGGTCCGCCGTGCCCTGTCCCGTGCGGACCCGACACTGGGCGCGCTGATGAAGCGCGTTGGCCCCTTCCGGCTCCAGGTGCGCCCGCTGCACAGCCCGTTCGGCGCGCTGGCGGAGTCCATTGTCTACCAGCAGCTCCACGGCAAGGCGGCCGCCACCATCTTCGGCCGCGTGTGCGAGCGCGTGGGCTCGGGACGCAAGTTCACGCCGGAAGCGCTGCTGGCTGTGCCGGACACGTCGCTGCGCGAAGCGGGGCTGTCCGCCAACAAGCTGGCCGCGCTCCAGGACCTGGCGCGCAAGACGCTGGACGGCACCGTGCCGCCGCTGACCAAGGTGCGGCGCATGGATGACGCCGAGCTCATCGAGCACTTCACCCAGGTGCGCGGCATTGGCCAGTGGACGGTGGAGATGCTGCTCATGTTCCAACTCGAGCGGCCCGACGTGCTGCCCGTGGACGACTACGGCGTGCGCAAGGGCTTCATGAAGGCCTATGGCCTGCCGGAGATGCCCAAGCCCAAGGCGCTGCTCGCCTACGGCGAACGCTGGCGGCCCTGGCGCTCGGTGGCCAGCTGGTACATGTGGCGCTCGGCGGAGCTCCCCGACGCGCCGCCCGTGGAGGGCTGA
- a CDS encoding PH domain-containing protein, producing the protein MALVLPAVLRAGVGRLGPFLPSSEAAEQAARVGWWIVGALIVYELLRFFGAFLMLRTTHYKLTNQRLIIESGALSKTVGEIDLRSVGDTQVSQSLLDRLLGIGTVALISTDKTSPISVLRWMAAPRSLRELIRTRAYQVSHRHLFTRAT; encoded by the coding sequence GTGGCGCTGGTGCTTCCCGCCGTTCTGCGCGCAGGCGTGGGCCGCCTCGGCCCGTTCCTTCCGAGCAGCGAGGCGGCGGAGCAGGCGGCGAGGGTGGGCTGGTGGATTGTCGGTGCGTTGATTGTCTACGAGCTACTCCGCTTTTTCGGCGCATTCCTCATGCTGAGGACCACACACTACAAGCTGACGAACCAGCGCCTCATCATCGAGAGCGGAGCCCTCTCCAAAACCGTGGGGGAGATCGACCTCCGGAGTGTCGGTGATACCCAGGTCTCGCAGAGCCTGCTGGACCGGCTCCTTGGCATCGGCACCGTTGCCCTCATCTCGACGGACAAGACGTCTCCAATCTCGGTTCTTCGCTGGATGGCCGCGCCGCGCTCCCTCCGCGAGCTCATCCGCACGCGGGCCTATCAGGTGAGCCACAGGCATCTGTTCACTCGAGCCACGTGA
- a CDS encoding hemerythrin domain-containing protein, with the protein MDAIELLTQQHDEVKKLFKKYEKLSEGAESKRQELFEMISDRLSAHASIEEQYFYPAAKAQDTEELLREAAEEHLSAKRLIADLLDLEPSDEEFDAKMQVLQEQIEHHVEEEEGELFKKVRKLLSKEQLVDLGVQMQQEFEELMEGEPRTQVPSETEHAALI; encoded by the coding sequence ATGGACGCTATCGAGCTGTTGACGCAGCAGCACGACGAGGTGAAGAAGCTGTTCAAGAAGTACGAGAAGCTCTCGGAGGGGGCGGAGTCGAAACGCCAGGAACTCTTCGAGATGATTTCCGACCGCTTGAGCGCGCACGCCTCCATCGAGGAGCAGTACTTCTATCCCGCGGCCAAGGCCCAGGACACGGAGGAGCTGCTGCGCGAGGCCGCCGAGGAACACCTGTCCGCCAAGCGCCTCATCGCCGATCTGCTGGACCTGGAGCCGTCCGACGAGGAGTTCGACGCGAAGATGCAGGTGCTCCAGGAGCAGATTGAGCACCACGTCGAAGAGGAGGAGGGCGAGCTCTTCAAGAAGGTCCGCAAGCTCCTGTCCAAGGAGCAGCTCGTGGACCTGGGTGTCCAGATGCAGCAGGAGTTCGAGGAGCTCATGGAGGGAGAGCCGCGCACCCAGGTGCCCTCGGAGACGGAGCACGCCGCGCTCATCTAG
- a CDS encoding FAD-dependent oxidoreductase yields the protein MDDEQRAHRSLWTVTAPPRDFPALPGDVTVDVAIIGGGMAGLTTAWLLKRAGKRVAVLDMHRILSGQTGQTTAHLTEMLDTPYATLRRDFGEKGAQLAASSSRAAIEQIAALVDELGIDCDFQRVPMYRYAETERELAGLHHEVTAAREAGLLATFTQDVPLPYPVKGALRVEDQALFHPRKYLLALADRIPGDGSHIFENTRVTEVHDGAPCRVVTDRGTVTAAAVVEATTTPLNRVAMHTKLYPYRTYAVAGPLNGPLEPGQYYDSQEPYHYIRTQRVNGRTYVIVGGEDHKVGTDEDTARRYAALEAYTLRRFPVTDITHRWSGQVIEPADGLAYIGRNSASRHVYVATGFSGTGMTFGTLAGMMLSDAILDRQNPFAALYSATRVKPQAGAKDFIQENAEVAFHFVADRLSRPEGHRLADVAPGEGKVLEVAGQKVAVYRAEDGTPHAVSPVCTHLGCHVHWNGAERSWDCPCHGGRFSPTGKVLNGPAMKDLPAKKLPT from the coding sequence ATGGACGACGAGCAGCGGGCGCACAGGTCGCTTTGGACGGTGACGGCCCCCCCGCGCGACTTCCCGGCGCTGCCGGGGGACGTGACGGTGGACGTGGCCATCATTGGCGGGGGGATGGCGGGGCTGACCACGGCGTGGCTCCTGAAGCGCGCTGGCAAGCGCGTGGCGGTGCTGGACATGCACCGCATCCTGTCGGGGCAGACGGGCCAGACGACCGCGCACCTCACCGAGATGCTCGACACGCCCTACGCCACGCTGCGGCGCGACTTTGGTGAGAAGGGGGCTCAGCTCGCGGCGTCCTCCAGCCGCGCGGCCATCGAGCAGATCGCCGCGCTGGTCGACGAGCTCGGCATCGACTGTGACTTCCAGCGCGTGCCCATGTACCGCTACGCGGAGACGGAGCGCGAACTGGCCGGCCTGCACCACGAAGTCACCGCCGCGCGCGAGGCCGGTTTGCTGGCCACCTTCACCCAGGACGTGCCCTTGCCGTATCCCGTGAAGGGCGCCCTGCGGGTGGAGGACCAGGCGCTCTTCCATCCTCGCAAGTACCTGCTGGCGCTGGCGGACCGGATTCCTGGCGACGGCAGCCACATCTTCGAGAACACGCGGGTGACGGAGGTCCACGACGGCGCGCCCTGCCGCGTCGTCACCGACCGGGGCACCGTCACCGCCGCGGCCGTGGTGGAGGCCACCACCACGCCGCTCAACCGCGTGGCCATGCACACCAAGCTCTACCCCTACCGCACCTACGCGGTGGCGGGGCCGCTCAACGGGCCGCTGGAGCCGGGCCAGTACTACGACAGCCAGGAGCCCTATCACTACATCCGCACGCAGCGGGTGAACGGGCGCACCTACGTCATCGTGGGCGGCGAGGACCACAAGGTCGGCACCGACGAGGACACCGCCCGGCGCTACGCCGCGCTGGAGGCCTACACGCTGCGGCGCTTCCCGGTGACGGACATCACCCACCGCTGGTCCGGCCAGGTCATCGAGCCCGCGGACGGGCTGGCGTACATCGGCCGCAACTCGGCCAGCCGCCACGTGTACGTGGCCACCGGCTTCTCCGGCACGGGCATGACGTTCGGCACGCTGGCGGGGATGATGCTCTCCGACGCCATCCTCGACAGACAGAACCCCTTCGCCGCGCTCTACTCGGCGACGCGGGTGAAGCCCCAGGCGGGCGCGAAGGACTTCATCCAGGAGAACGCGGAGGTCGCCTTTCACTTCGTCGCGGACCGCCTGTCCCGGCCGGAGGGGCATCGGCTGGCGGACGTGGCGCCCGGCGAGGGCAAGGTCCTGGAGGTGGCGGGACAGAAGGTCGCGGTGTACCGCGCGGAGGACGGCACCCCCCACGCGGTGTCTCCGGTGTGTACGCACCTGGGCTGCCATGTGCACTGGAACGGCGCGGAGCGCTCCTGGGACTGTCCCTGTCACGGGGGGCGCTTCAGTCCCACCGGCAAGGTGCTCAACGGCCCCGCCATGAAGGACCTGCCGGCGAAGAAGCTACCGACCTGA
- a CDS encoding PAS domain-containing sensor histidine kinase, which translates to MVPPAALPTPTPEPDVEARLALAEHLLACDEPRLCAQHVVAWLTRERPSDVAACLARDSGTERWVCLAARNLSEAQRDALAFQPGETSHPLAETLTQGAPRFFAAPSAPLPAEGCIAVPLGRPGAPAAGLLLLSAEGPTLTPDAAWVSAHVGPRLAAMRPTEGREVAGGELLRRIIDTVADPVLLTDLEGRPHIANTRAEVLLVAGPDASEGRRRATALNRRVFSSALASFASGDTSTVRRRELPLVDPVEGIDLLFEVVSTPVLEPDGRESLVSVLRNVTDLGRATQALGESYRRLRDTEREARSERHRLDRVLDSVPDPLILSDPAGGMVMMNGPAEKLFATHPDSGEAALRRLRSNNASFSSFLANLLDAEGRPRWRGQLGLVDPATGATLPMEAVASKVLGDSGELTGIVTLFHDRSEALEKARLLERVKEGSVHLEARVQAATAELAEQNEMLRRQAIQVEQASAAKSQFLANMSHEFRTPLNAILGYTNMLLQGVSGELNPAQKRNLTRIDSNGRHLLEVINEILDITRIEAGRMPLNLSDFGIPELLQEVMAEMDPIIARSKLTVSAHLGPRVPAVYSDRQKVKQIVLNLLSNALKFTHEGSVQVQAEYVAATSTLTISVTDTGIGIDPANQEKIFEDFQQVDSSPTRAYGGTGLGLSICRRLAAMLGGRVTLQSTQGEGSTFTLHFPRRARRA; encoded by the coding sequence GTGGTCCCCCCCGCCGCACTGCCCACCCCAACCCCCGAGCCAGACGTCGAAGCTCGGCTCGCCCTGGCTGAGCACCTGCTCGCCTGTGACGAGCCACGTCTGTGCGCGCAGCACGTGGTGGCGTGGCTCACCCGCGAGCGGCCGTCGGACGTCGCCGCCTGCCTCGCGCGCGACAGCGGCACGGAAAGGTGGGTCTGCCTCGCGGCCCGGAACCTCTCCGAGGCCCAGCGTGACGCCCTGGCGTTCCAGCCGGGTGAGACCTCCCATCCCCTGGCGGAGACGCTGACGCAGGGGGCGCCTCGCTTCTTCGCCGCCCCCAGCGCCCCACTTCCAGCCGAGGGGTGCATCGCGGTGCCCCTGGGCCGTCCTGGAGCGCCCGCCGCGGGCCTGTTGCTGCTGTCCGCGGAGGGCCCCACGCTGACGCCGGACGCAGCCTGGGTGAGCGCGCACGTCGGCCCCCGGCTGGCCGCCATGCGGCCCACGGAGGGCCGCGAGGTGGCGGGCGGAGAGCTGCTCCGTCGCATCATCGACACCGTGGCGGACCCCGTGCTGCTGACGGACCTGGAGGGACGGCCCCACATCGCCAACACCCGCGCGGAGGTGCTGCTGGTGGCCGGGCCGGATGCGAGCGAAGGCCGCCGCCGGGCGACGGCGCTCAACCGGCGGGTGTTCTCCTCCGCGCTGGCCAGCTTCGCCAGCGGTGATACGTCCACCGTGCGCCGCCGGGAACTCCCGCTGGTGGACCCGGTGGAGGGAATCGACCTGCTCTTCGAGGTCGTCAGCACACCCGTGCTCGAGCCGGATGGCCGCGAGTCGCTGGTGAGCGTGCTGCGCAACGTGACGGACCTGGGCCGCGCCACCCAGGCGCTGGGGGAGAGCTACCGGCGCCTGCGCGACACGGAGCGGGAGGCCCGCAGCGAGCGGCACCGGCTGGACCGCGTGCTGGACTCCGTACCGGACCCCCTCATCCTGTCCGACCCGGCGGGCGGCATGGTGATGATGAACGGGCCGGCGGAGAAGCTCTTCGCCACGCACCCCGACAGTGGGGAGGCGGCGCTGCGGCGGCTGCGCTCCAACAACGCGAGCTTCTCGTCGTTCCTCGCCAACCTGCTGGACGCGGAAGGCCGGCCCCGCTGGCGCGGACAGCTCGGACTGGTGGACCCGGCCACGGGCGCCACGCTCCCCATGGAGGCCGTGGCCAGCAAGGTCCTGGGCGACTCCGGTGAGCTGACGGGCATCGTCACCCTCTTCCACGACCGCAGCGAGGCGCTGGAGAAGGCGCGGCTGTTGGAGCGGGTGAAGGAAGGTTCCGTCCACCTGGAGGCGCGCGTGCAGGCCGCCACCGCGGAGCTGGCCGAACAGAACGAGATGCTGCGCCGCCAGGCCATCCAGGTGGAGCAGGCCAGCGCGGCCAAGTCCCAGTTCCTGGCCAACATGTCCCACGAGTTCCGCACGCCGCTCAACGCCATCCTCGGCTACACGAACATGCTGCTGCAGGGCGTGTCCGGCGAACTGAACCCGGCGCAGAAGCGGAACCTCACGCGCATCGACTCCAACGGCAGACACCTGTTGGAGGTCATCAACGAGATTCTGGACATCACCCGCATCGAAGCGGGCCGCATGCCCTTGAACCTGTCGGACTTCGGCATCCCGGAGCTGCTCCAGGAGGTGATGGCGGAGATGGACCCCATCATCGCGCGCAGCAAGCTGACGGTGAGCGCCCACCTCGGCCCGCGCGTGCCGGCGGTGTACAGTGACCGGCAGAAGGTGAAACAAATCGTCCTCAACCTCCTGTCGAATGCGTTGAAGTTCACGCACGAAGGCTCAGTGCAGGTGCAGGCGGAGTACGTGGCTGCTACGTCCACGCTCACCATCTCCGTGACGGACACGGGCATTGGCATCGACCCAGCCAACCAGGAAAAAATCTTCGAGGACTTCCAGCAGGTGGACAGCTCTCCGACCCGAGCCTATGGAGGCACGGGTCTGGGGCTCTCCATCTGCCGTCGCCTGGCTGCCATGCTGGGGGGGCGCGTCACCCTCCAGAGCACCCAGGGCGAGGGTTCGACATTCACCCTGCACTTTCCCCGACGCGCGAGGCGCGCATGA